A stretch of DNA from Methanosphaera cuniculi:
GTACACTTGTATCATTAATTAGTTGTTCTAAAGTACCTGTACAACTTTCAAATATTTGATCATTATCCATAATTAATCACTCCAATTATTCTTTTTATTATGTATTAAAAAATAATGCATTTTTTTCATTAAATTAATAAAAATTATATTTTAATGTCTTTTTTTTCCTTTTAATAATAAATTATTTCTTTCTAAACTATACAATCTATATATCAACTATTCCTTTTTCTATGAAAATTTATTTTAAATAAAGTTTAGAAAAATTTATTATTTATGTATATTTTCTTTATTTATTATACTATCTTTATTGTTTATATTATATAAAAAATTGTAATAAAAAAAAATTAATAATTTAATTCATTTTCATTAAATTTGAATAATAAATTATTAGTTTATAAAAAAAAGATATTTATTTAAAAAGAGATGAGTTTAAATAAAGGTTAAGAAGGGGGTGGTGGTTATTTTTTTGATACTGCTATTGTTACTCCATCATATGCTGTTTTTTTAAATATTAATTCTGAGTTTTCTCCATTTATTATGAGACTTGTTGGTTCACATACTCCTTTAATTCCGAATTGTTTCATTACAAAGTCTGATTTTGAGCATTGTTCATTTTTATAGGTTTCTATTGTGTCGCGTGGTACTATTTGTATTTGTTTTCCCAGATTTTCTACTGTTTTTATTATTCCTTCTTCGTTTTGTTTTATATCTACTGTTGCAAATTCATCAATTCTCTGTGGTGGTATTTCTAGTATTTGACATGCTGTATTTATTGCATGTTCAACTTTACTTTGTGCTATATCACGTCTTGCTCCAATTCCCATAACTAGGTTTTGTGGTGTTAGTATTACACTGTGATTATCTATTGTTGCTATTAATGTATCATTGGTGTTATCTTGTTTTATTTCATATGAATCTTTTAGTTCATCATCAATTAAGTATGTGTATTTGGTTGGTATTTGTAGTGTTGGTTTTCGGTTATCTACTAATGCCCGGTTTATGTATTTGATGTTTTCTGGATTTTCTAGGTTAAAATAGTATTTTCGTGCTATTTCATCTATTCCTTGTTTTTGATTTACATCTGTTGATGTTGTGATAACTGATGTAGATCCTATTAGTTGTGATATTTTATGTGTTAGGTTGTTTGCTCCTCCCATATGTCCACTTAGCAGACTTATTGTGTAGTTTGCATTATCATCAATTAGAAGTACTGCTGGATCTGTTAGTTTTGAGTTTACATATGGTGCAATTGATCGTATTAT
This window harbors:
- a CDS encoding cobalt-precorrin 5A hydrolase gives rise to the protein MKIAIISITTQGKNISDKIYEQLIKDPTILHIQQYHKNVKQAIKETFNTYDCIIAIMASGIIIRSIAPYVNSKLTDPAVLLIDDNANYTISLLSGHMGGANNLTHKISQLIGSTSVITTSTDVNQKQGIDEIARKYYFNLENPENIKYINRALVDNRKPTLQIPTKYTYLIDDELKDSYEIKQDNTNDTLIATIDNHSVILTPQNLVMGIGARRDIAQSKVEHAINTACQILEIPPQRIDEFATVDIKQNEEGIIKTVENLGKQIQIVPRDTIETYKNEQCSKSDFVMKQFGIKGVCEPTSLIINGENSELIFKKTAYDGVTIAVSKK